The Arachis duranensis cultivar V14167 chromosome 2, aradu.V14167.gnm2.J7QH, whole genome shotgun sequence genome has a window encoding:
- the LOC107473472 gene encoding uncharacterized protein LOC107473472 (The sequence of the model RefSeq protein was modified relative to this genomic sequence to represent the inferred CDS: added 75 bases not found in genome assembly) produces the protein MKIQPVNSPVPVEGDTSIDFVAKPIVKSRFKRLFERNFAGVLRNSAAEKIGGGRCGGGGGGEEVQSSGKDGFNGSNDFEPSSACLAKMVQSFIEGNNLEKHSSASGRCGRNRSNCFNRICDDSSDDESDDSNCSPGEVSEILKGLSTSASVSERNLLAETAKIVEKNKICKSKDGSCRKIVTEDLINLGYDASICKSRWEKLSSYPAGEYEYIDVMIGKERLIVDVDFRSEFEIARSTKAYKAILQNLPYIFVGKCERLQRIVAVVSEAAKQSLKKKGMHVPPWRRVEYVRAKWLSPYTRITGSVSKEEGNSAVDSGAEGEEKEEEEEEEEKEEEVVEIQLKPPPVEMKTKGSTSLSGLAAVFHDDDDKT, from the exons ATGAAAATTCAGCCGGTCAATTCTCCGGTACCGGTGGAGGGAGACACTAGTATTGACTTTGTTGCGAAGCCGATAGTTAAGTCGAGGTTCAAGCGCCTCTTCGAGAGGAATTTCGCTGGCGTTCTTAGAAATTCAGCCGCTGAGAAGATCGGCGGTGGAAGATGTGGCGGTGGCGGTGGTGGTGAGGAAGTGCAATCGTCCGGTAAGGACGGTTTCAACGGCTCCAACGATTTTGAACCGAGCTCGGCGTGTCTGGCGAAAATGGTGCAGAGTTTCATCGAAGGTAATAATCTCGAGAAGCACTCCTCCGCTTCCGGTAGGTGCGGGCGTAACCGCTCTAACTGCTTCAACCGCATCTGCGACGATAGCTCCGACGACGAATCAGATGACTCCAACTGTTCTCCAGGCGAAGTCTCCGAAATCCTCaag GGTTTGTCCACTTCGGCGAGCGTTAGCGAGAGAAACCTGCTCGCTGAAACGGCGAAGATCGTGGAGAAGAACAAGATCTGCAAAAGCAAAGACGGTTCGTGCAGAAAAATCGTCACTGAAGATTTGATCAATCTCGGATACGATGCCTCCATTTGCAAATCTCGCTGGGAGAAATTATCATCTTATCCCGCTG GGGAGTACGAATATATAGATGTGATG AAGGCGATTCTCCAGAACCTTCCGTACATATTCGTCGGAAAGTGCGAGCGGCTTCAGAGGATCGTGGCGGTGGTTTCGGAGGCGGCGAAGCAGAGTCTGAAGAAGAAGGGGATGCACGTTCCACCGTGGCGGAGGGTAGAATACGTGAGAGCCAAGTGGCTCTCCCCTTACACTCGAATCACTGGTTCCGTTTCCAAAGAAGAGGGAAATTCTGCTGTGGATTCTGGTGCTGAGGGTGaagaaaaggaggaggaggaggaggaggaggagaaggaggaggaggttgTTGAGATTCAGTTGAAGCCGCCACCGGTGGAGATGAAGACCAAGGGTTCAACCTCACTTTCTGGTTTAGCAGCGGTttttcatgatgatgatgataaaacatga